The following are encoded in a window of Oncorhynchus mykiss isolate Arlee chromosome 11, USDA_OmykA_1.1, whole genome shotgun sequence genomic DNA:
- the LOC100135908 gene encoding phosphoenolpyruvate carboxykinase (The RefSeq protein has 4 substitutions compared to this genomic sequence), whose amino-acid sequence MSCLLLGLIRRRGGVGTSVGVRSLASIPSLPPAVADFVKRAVDECKPANVHVVTGSAEESAHILAGLEKDGMVKRLPKYENCWLARTDPKDVARVESKTVIVTKNQRDTIPIPDGGAKSQLGSWMSEGDFQKARQDRFPGCMSGRTMYVIPFSMGPVGSPLSKFGVQVTDSPYVVASMGIMTRMGTPVMDKLAQGAEFVRCQHSLGRPLPLKAPLVNSWPCNPEKVLISHLPDTRQILSFGSGYGGNSLLGKKCFALRIASRIAKDEGWLAEHMLILGITNPQGVKRYVAAAFPSACGKTNLAMMKPALPGWTVECVGDDIAWMKFDSQGKLRAINPENGFFGVAPGTSLKTNPHAMATIAKNTVFTNVGETSDGGVWWEGLDPPAAGVSLTDWHGKSWKAGDSGPCAHPNSRFCTPAAQCPIIDPQWESDEGVPIDAIIFGGRRPEGVPLVYESFNWRHGVFVGASMRSEATAAAEYKGKVIMHDPFAMRPFFGYNFGDYLAHWLSMETRKGATHLPKIFHVNWFRKDPTSGSFLWPGFGDNARVLEWIFKRCSREREDEAAKKSMVGWVPLEGAINLQGLGSKVDMGALFDLPKAFWEKETQELRAYFTQQVGADLPQQVEGELKALEDRIRN is encoded by the exons ACGGGGTGGAGTGGGGACATCCGTGGGGGTCCGCTCCTTAGCCTCGACCCCCTCCCTGCCGCCAGCGGTGGCTGACTTTGTGAAGAGGGCCGTGGATGAGTGCAAGCCTGCCAATGTGCATGTGGTGACGGGGAGCGCGGAGGAGTCCGCTCACATCCTAGCTGGCCTGGAGAAAGACGGCATGGTGAAGAGGCTACCCAAGTATGAGAACTG CTGGCTGGCACGTACAGACCCCAAGGACGTGGCTCGGGTGGAGAGTAAGACTGTGATCGTCACCAAGAACCAGAGGGACACCATCCCTATCCCCGATGGGGGGGCTAAGAGCCAGCTGGGCAGCTGGATGAGTGAGGGTGACTTCCAGAAGGCCAGACAGGACCGCTTCCCAGGCTGCATGTCAG GTCGAACCATGTATGTGATCCCCTTCAGCATGGGCCCGGTGGGCTCTCCGCTGTCTAAGTTTGGCGTGCAGGTGACAGACTCACCCTACGTGGTGGCCAGTATGGGCATTATGACGCGCATGGGCACCCCCGTCATGGACAAACTGGCACAGGGGGCAGAGTTTGTACGCTGCCAGCACTCCCTCGGTCGGCCCCTCCCACTGAAAG CTCCCCTGGTCAACTCGTGGCCGTGTAACCCAGAGAAGGTGCTGATCTCCCACCTGCCAGACACCAGGCAGATCCTGTCGTTCGGCAGTGGCTACGGAGGCAACTCCCTGCTGGGGAAGAAGTGCTTCGCCCTGAGGATCGCCTCGCGCATCGCCAAGGACGAGGGCTGGCTGGCCGAACACATGCTG ATCCTGGGCATCACCAATCCTCAGGGAGTGAAGCGCTACGTGGCGGCGGCATTTCCCAGTGCCTGTGGGAAAACTAACCTGGCCATGATGAAGCCAGCGCTGCCTGGCTGGACTGTGGAGTGTGTAGGAGACGACATCGCCTGGATGAAGTTCGACAGTCAGG GTAAACTCAGGGCAATCAACCCAGAGAACGGCTTTTTCGGTGTGGCTCCCGGCACGTCCCTGAAGACCAACCCTCATGCCATGGCGACCATCGCCAAAAACACTGTGTTCACCAATGTGGGTGAGACCAGTGACGGAGGGGTGTGGTGGGAGGGACTGGACCCCCCTTCCGCAGGGGTCTCCCTGACCGACTGGCACGGCAAATCCTGGAAAGCAG GAGACTCTGGCCCGTGTGCTCATCCCAACTCCAGGTTCTGTACCCCGGCGGCCCAGTGCCCCATCATCGACCCCCAGTGGGAGAGTGACGAGGGTGTGCCCATCGATGCCATCATCTTCGGGGGCAGGAGGCCAGAGG GAGTCCCTCTGGTGTACGAGTCGTTTAACTGGCGCCACGGTGTGTTTGTAGGAGCCTCTATGAGGTCTGAGGCCACAGCAGCTGCTGAGTACAAAG GCAAGGTTATCATGCACGACCCCTTCGCCATGCGCCCCTTCTTCGGCTACAACTTCGGTGACTACCTAGCCCACTGGCTGAGCATGGAGACCCGCAAGGGCGCCACCCACCTGCCCAAGATCTTCCACGTCAACTGGTTCCGGAAGGACCCCGCGTCGGGCTCTTTCCTCTGGCCGGGTTTCGGTGACAACGCCCGCGTTCTGGAGTGGATCTTCAAGCGCTGCGGCCGCGAGAGGGAGGACGAGGCGGCCAAGAAGAGCATGGTGGGCTGGGTGCCACTGGAGGGAGCCATCAACCTGCAGGGACTGGGCAGCAAGGTGGACATGGGTGCCCTCTTCGACCTGCCCAAGGCCTTCTGGGAGAAGGAGACCCAGGAGCTGAGGGCGTACTTTACCCAGCAGGTGGGAGCCGACCTCCCCCAACAGGTGGAGGGAGAGCTGAAGGCTCTGGAGGACAGGATCAGGAATTGA
- the LOC110535228 gene encoding B-cell receptor CD22 isoform X4, with amino-acid sequence MACSENMFFLIGLFMSDLPSSPIITVSGEVKEGTPVSLNCSAVAPCPEHPPELTWILPTQFTTENQLQENSDQTKSVLSTVTFTPSYLHHEKNITCTAVYPVGTSNKTAEHNMMLNVSFSPKDTLASISPADSVSVGSCVNLTCSSTANPPVTNFTWFQISGGKTTQVASGLSYTLNVTAGDGGQYFCEARNSHGCGKSNEVQLAIKGQEETVNTMVFGIAAGTLGVLLLISLISVIGWRRNSRLHDGLERTDSPQGQNSPVGTVCTNQATAGEEPEEPAEDQPEEIHYGDIDFSKLQTKEIPAAAQDRVQGQESEYAEVNVTGRGAQEPPLNNLDGLYAQVNKTGGC; translated from the exons ATGGcttgttctgagaacatgttttttCTCATTGGCCTCTTTATGTCAG ATTTGCCTTCCAGTCCCATCATTACTGTCTCAGGTGAGGTGAAGGAAGGGACCCCTGTCAGTTTGAACTGCTCTGCTGTCGCTCCCTGTCCTGAACAcccccctgagctgacatggaTTCTCCCAACACAGTTCACAACTGAGAACCAACTGCAGGAGAATTCAGACCAAACCAAATCAGTTCTCTCCACGGTGACCTTCACTCCATCATACCTTCATCATGAGAAGAACATCACTTGTACTGCAGTCTACCCAGTAGGGACAAGCAACAAGACAGCTGAACATAACATGATGCTTAACGTTTCAT tctctcctaaggacacattggcctccatcagtcCAGCTGATTCAGTATCAGTGGGCAGCTGTGTTAATCTGACCTGCAGCAGTACAGCCAACCCTCCTGTGACTAACTTCACCTGGTTCCAGATCAGTGGGGGTAAAACAACACAGGTAGCATCTGGACTGAGTTACACTCTCAATGTGACTGCTGGTGATGGAGGACAGTACTTCTGTGAAGCAAGAAATAGTCACGGCTGTGGGAAGTCGAATGAAGTGCAGCTGGCTATAAAAG GGCAAGAAGAGACTGTTAACACAATGGTTTTTGGGATTGCAGCAGGAACTTTGGGGGTCCTTTTGCTTATCAGCCTGATCAGTGTTATTGGATG GAGGAGAAACTCGAGGCTCCACGATGGACTTGAAAGGACAGACAGTCCACAGGGACAG AACTCCCCGGTTGGGACAGTGTGTACTAACCAGGCCACAGCCGGAGAGGAACCAGAGGAACCTGCAGAAGACCAGCCTGAAGAGATCCACTACGGTGACATAGACTTCTCCAAACTACAGACCAAAGAGATCCCAGCTGCAGCCCAGGACAGGGTCCAGGGACAGGAGAGTGAGTACGCTGAAGTCAACGTGACTGGGAGAGGGGCCCAGGAACCACCTCTTAACAACCTAGATGGGCTTTATGCACAAGTGAATAAAACAGGTGGATGCTAA
- the LOC110535228 gene encoding B-cell receptor CD22 isoform X1, whose translation MNSYHAALWSDSSSSDDDTRDSGVLACFGQSDLITTMSDRLDVLTGSCVQIPCSFDIPDLHKDTFNSAILTSGVWIKENPNFRECPDRVIFNSSETVNRYQGKITGNMSQKICTTVFFNVTTNYTNKYYFRIESQPFRATDTEKSVYIDVGDLPSSPIITVSGEVKEGTPVSLNCSAVAPCPEHPPELTWILPTQFTTENQLQENSDQTKSVLSTVTFTPSYLHHEKNITCTAVYPVGTSNKTAEHNMMLNVSFSPKDTLASISPADSVSVGSCVNLTCSSTANPPVTNFTWFQISGGKTTQVASGLSYTLNVTAGDGGQYFCEARNSHGCGKSNEVQLAIKGQEETVNTMVFGIAAGTLGVLLLISLISVIGWRRNSRLHDGLERTDSPQGQNSPVGTVCTNQATAGEEPEEPAEDQPEEIHYGDIDFSKLQTKEIPAAAQDRVQGQESEYAEVNVTGRGAQEPPLNNLDGLYAQVNKTGGC comes from the exons atgaactcttaccacgctgcgctttggtccgattcctccTCATCAGACGACGACACACGTGACAGTG GTGTTTTGGCCTGCTTTGGTCAAAGTGATTTGATCACCACAATGTCAGATAGACTGGATGTACTGACTGGCTCCTGTGTGCAAATCCCATGTTCATTTGATATTCCTGACCTACATAAGGATACATTTAACAGCGCAATACTAACCTCTGGAGTGTGGATTAAAGAAAACCCAAACTTTCGTGAGTGTCCGGACAGAGTGATATTTAACAGTAGTGAGACGGTCAACAGATATCAAGGGAAGATAACTGGAAACATGTCCCAGAAGATCTGCACCACAGTCTTCTTCAATGTAACCACCAATTACACTAATAAATACTACTTCAGGATTGAGAGTCAACCATTCCGTGCAACAGACACTGAAAAGTCTGTTTATATAGATGTCGGGG ATTTGCCTTCCAGTCCCATCATTACTGTCTCAGGTGAGGTGAAGGAAGGGACCCCTGTCAGTTTGAACTGCTCTGCTGTCGCTCCCTGTCCTGAACAcccccctgagctgacatggaTTCTCCCAACACAGTTCACAACTGAGAACCAACTGCAGGAGAATTCAGACCAAACCAAATCAGTTCTCTCCACGGTGACCTTCACTCCATCATACCTTCATCATGAGAAGAACATCACTTGTACTGCAGTCTACCCAGTAGGGACAAGCAACAAGACAGCTGAACATAACATGATGCTTAACGTTTCAT tctctcctaaggacacattggcctccatcagtcCAGCTGATTCAGTATCAGTGGGCAGCTGTGTTAATCTGACCTGCAGCAGTACAGCCAACCCTCCTGTGACTAACTTCACCTGGTTCCAGATCAGTGGGGGTAAAACAACACAGGTAGCATCTGGACTGAGTTACACTCTCAATGTGACTGCTGGTGATGGAGGACAGTACTTCTGTGAAGCAAGAAATAGTCACGGCTGTGGGAAGTCGAATGAAGTGCAGCTGGCTATAAAAG GGCAAGAAGAGACTGTTAACACAATGGTTTTTGGGATTGCAGCAGGAACTTTGGGGGTCCTTTTGCTTATCAGCCTGATCAGTGTTATTGGATG GAGGAGAAACTCGAGGCTCCACGATGGACTTGAAAGGACAGACAGTCCACAGGGACAG AACTCCCCGGTTGGGACAGTGTGTACTAACCAGGCCACAGCCGGAGAGGAACCAGAGGAACCTGCAGAAGACCAGCCTGAAGAGATCCACTACGGTGACATAGACTTCTCCAAACTACAGACCAAAGAGATCCCAGCTGCAGCCCAGGACAGGGTCCAGGGACAGGAGAGTGAGTACGCTGAAGTCAACGTGACTGGGAGAGGGGCCCAGGAACCACCTCTTAACAACCTAGATGGGCTTTATGCACAAGTGAATAAAACAGGTGGATGCTAA